CTACTTCGATAATCCCATTCGGGAGCAGATGGTTATAGATTTAGGTGTGTCCATGTTTGTCCAACAGATTTAAACTTACTTTACGGGCTTAAACTTACGGACGTCGAATAAGGTGGTTATTGGATTGTTTCCAGCGGCGCAACTTAATTGATTAATCttgtcttttaaattttaacaatgtttaaattcaaagtttaatgTGTTTAGTTGTATATGCAAGATAAATAAAGAACAAGCTGGCCAAATCTCGGGggtatattgtatattattaaaacgTTACCGTCGCCTAAAAATCTTTAATGTCACTTTGATTAAAGGACATATTAAAGGTGCAACTATTTTACTAaagctttaatttattaacgatagcaaaataaaaaatggcagCTTAAAAACTGATATCTTTCCTACTTGACAATTTAAAtacaatgctttttattttaatattcacaattcTATAAATATGCAagggtttatttaatattttgttaataattttagtatttcaCAATACTTTGCTATGATTCATATTGTTTGTCATCATTTAGTCTCTTAGTCATATGGATATTGTACTTTTACGGTACTATTAAGTCGAGCTTGACGATATTCCTTcatttttcgatatttaaatttacatgaaataaaatttaagcctaGATCACTCAAAAATATTGGTAATAAACTCACTGCGCCAAAAAGTTCGGAGAGTCAGTATGTATGCTTTATCATTACAAAAAGATTAATATGTTTCATAGATAAACTTAGATCCCTGACACCCCTGCACTAAGCAATAGCTAAATTCATAAAATCCTTGCCACGGTTCTCGTTGCATATGTATATGTAGGTAttgcaattttttgtttaattagttttaaggTACATACTTGTAACTCGATTTCAAACTATATGTAAGTTATCAgactatttaattaatgaaatactTTTACTCTCAAATGATCCGGGCTAGCAATTACTTacttttctacatttttttaataatattcactAATCTCAAGTATTAAGATTTTGTATTTTCAGCTGTTTAAAAAGTTTGTACATCTAAATATGTACtaaattttttacttgttttttctTGACTGCAGAAAGACTTAAAacctaaaacttttttttctttaattaaaaacgtGATGGAATATGACCTTCGTTATAATATCAAAGTTTCAAGACTAAAATGACATCTATGTGTATGGATacgtaatatttaaaattctgaaaaagatttaataaacaGAACGAAATTTTGCTGGAGcaaatatttgcatattttatttcctAATACTTTCTTTTATTGCAttcaacttaaattttttagcgTTATACATGTTCTAATACTTAGTTCTAAGAGTTAGTACAATACTTTATCTCAGGCGCCACAGATAAATAAAAGGTAGTATAGATCGATTTCAGTCAGGCCTTCGTCTAAATAGATCATCAATTTTAgttgaaaaattctaaaaaagattttgtttCCTTATAGCTTGACCTCGCTGATATTATCCCATTTTGCTATAATCGTCGATAATTCGTTAAACAACCTCCTCAGACCCAAGGTGAAATGAAAacatatctttttaaaacacgtacttttttgtaaagtgttaggcccaaaaaacaacaaaatatcaaaaaaaaaaatttttgttttttactgtaaaaagtAAGGTATCATATTTGATACCTtgggtttaaataaatacaaaaaacgtttcaaaaaaaactttattggtgAAAAAGAGCAAAACAGTTTCGCTGAACGGAGCAGCAAAGATATACGTCACATGAGACACACTTAGCAAATGTCAATTTACCACATTTCGGATATCGACATTTTGACCTGGATTTCTGGTCGTGTTTGGTAAATACTGGTAGATGAGTGTTTCCTTGCTTCCTCTCTCTTCTATCTGGAATAGGCTGAATTTTCCTTTGTTTTCGGGGCATTACCTGCTCTTCATCAGAATCACTTTGCTCGTAATCTGCTTGAGGAATATCAGTGTAAACGAGAGTTTTGGCAATTGATAATTTGAAGTCAAGGTAATCTAAGATTTCTCTCTCCGCAAGCCTTCTGCAATAGCATTTTGTCGGTATTCCAGCCAAGACGCAGTTACgtcaaaatccaaaaaatgataaattgttcGTACTGTCCACTTTTTGGTACGTCCACGCATTGCATACTTTCCAATGACCCTATCTAATAAATCGACGCCTTCCATATTCTCATTGTAATCGGCAACTATTGCGGGTTGATTAAttctaatgtatttattttcggTCTTTGACCACCTTTTACAACTACCCAAGGGTTCAATACCAAAGCAGGAGGAAGCAAAATGCACTGGTTTCGAATCAAACCATTTAGTCAGAATAATTTTTCCATCTCCTCTCTTGAGTGAGTCATGTGATCCATGacccaattttttaaattaattatcagTTTGCGGAATTGCGTTTTTGGGAATTCTAGAAGCCATTATTGTACCAGCCAAAGTTATTTGTCTTGACAAAAGAACATCAATCAAAGATATTGAAGTAAAATGACGGTCAGTATACACTGATACTCCTATCGGCAAAGTTTCGGTCAGCTCCAGCACCATTCTGCTACCTACGTCTAGTTTTTCTGGTGTTTTAAATAGCGATGATTCGACAGATGATCCTTTTCCTTCATAGAGATAAAAGTCCACATCTACTTCATCCCCACTCTCCGATGATAAATCGCCGATATCTGATTGGTCTAGGTCCAGATTAAGAACTAATTCTTCTAGCTCGAAGCTGGTTAAGGcccctaaaaattatttcatagacgAGTGACGAAATAATGATGTTCAACaaggcaaataattaaaaaaacccaaaatatgattttatatttaacacacAAATTCCTagcaattcatttatttttgtagtctTAGAGACCCAAGATATCACTGGTGATACCTTTACTAAGTCTACCATTTGCGGCACGATTAGATTACTAagagagaatttttttattacacatgtTCTATGTGCTACCTGCCAtcaatatataacaataaaaaagcaaGAACAATATTACTTACTCTTATTTTGGTCAAAAGGCATAATGATGCAACGtgcacttgcaaatgtaaacaATACACTAACCTAACCTCACCACTACAGCGTGCGTCGGCGAAATAAAAATGTGTGCGCATATTTGGCTATGTATCATTTATGATACCATCGGGAACTGGTGGCTAGTTGCTTCTGCGcgccgaaaaaaaaattaaatcctcaGGTATCATATATGATACCTGGGGTCTGAGGAGGTTAACCGGTATAGGGCAAATTTTGCCGCATCATTAAAAGGACGATTGTTTCACCTTCCATGATATGAAGATTTTCTAAGTGAAAAAACATCCAATAAAAAGAGTAAAACATTTAAAGGagtaagttttttcaaaattgacttttttgaaGATCCTATTTGCGGGCTTAGTATGCTGAAAACAAACTGGGGATAAATGCTGCTTAGTGTAATGTGGCTAGTTAATGGCTTTGTTTAAACTGTGGTAttccttttaattattttattaatgatcttAGCATGCCTCATTTAAGTCAGCATTCATATCACATATTAAGGCTATTGCTGCATCagtttaaaatcagatttgaGTTGAAGAAGTAAAGTTTGAAAAGTTTCTGCGCTTTATAATATGGGCTATATAACTGCTACTTTATAATATGAAAATTAGAGTAGTTTAAAGAGGATAGTCAAAGTTACATCATATATCAACTTTATTAGTGTTAAATTAATCTGGCTTAAACTTTTCCGCAAGGGGTATTTATAACATACTTAGATTTACAACTTATTGGGACCTACTTAATTTAATCTTCGCTAATCATTGGGCTGCTTCAAT
The sequence above is a segment of the Anthonomus grandis grandis chromosome 12, icAntGran1.3, whole genome shotgun sequence genome. Coding sequences within it:
- the LOC126743340 gene encoding uncharacterized protein LOC126743340, translated to MPFDQNKRALTSFELEELVLNLDLDQSDIGDLSSESGDEVDVDFYLYEGKGSSVESSLFKTPEKLDVGSRMVLELTETLPIGVSVYTDRHFTSISLIDVLLSRQITLAGTIMASRIPKNAIPQTDN